A region of the Apium graveolens cultivar Ventura chromosome 6, ASM990537v1, whole genome shotgun sequence genome:
CCTTGTTGAAGTCCTGGTCGACGGTAATAAAGAAACCACAACCAAGGTTCGATATTTCGATGCATTCTGTACTATCTAAATGTTAGTAATATACTTTTCAATATCATGGGCTCATCTCTGGAACTGTTTTGGACTTCTATTTTAGGGATCGGCTGCTTTCATCCTGGGATTTGCAAATTTTGATGAATGCAGCGTTGGTATGAAAGAGAAGGCAATTAAAGTTCTTGTGAAGCTCATGTCTGATGATTGTGATATGATATCCATTCCTGTAATCTTTACTCAGTCATTTTATTCATTTTGGTTATTGCGAATGATTGTGTATAATTGGATATACTATGTAACTATTTAGGCATTGAAAACATTGACACGCTTGGCCCGTGTTTCCGCTGATTATGCAAGCTATATGATTGAAAAGGGTGCTTTAGAAGGTGCACTTGCAATTCATGTGGATCCTATTAATTATCCTAATCTCCAGATCATCCAGGAACTGGCCAAGTTTCTGGCGCTAGTTGTTTGTCAAGTAAAAATTCCTTCTCATAAGGTTATAAGCTCTCTACTTTTCCAGATCTCTTTTCCCGTGAATCCATTTAAAACTATTAATATAATTTTAACAATTTGATGATTTGTAGGTACATTTAGTTGTACCCATTTTGGACAAGATCCTTCAAATTAGGGAGTCTGAAGTTCGATATATGGTGAGAGCATGCTATGCACTTCTATCAATTGCAGTTGAAAGTTGGATAAATGAAGGAGAAATCTGTAAAAATCTAATTTTATTTATCGGGTAAGTGGAATTGGTCTATTTTCTCTCGTGGCTTTGTCTTCCTGCAATTTTCTAGTTGATACGGCCGGTTATTTCTGCTGAGATGCTTCAGGTACTGGAATAATATGGCTGCCTATTCTGCATTTGAAGTAGTTGCATATATTGTGGAATCAGGAAATTCTTCCCATATTGAGGTATGGGCAATTGATGTACTTTTTCTTAGAGTTATTTGCAAAATGCATCCCCTGTTTTGGCCCAAATGCGTTTTTTACCTATACTTTA
Encoded here:
- the LOC141664199 gene encoding uncharacterized protein LOC141664199 isoform X2 — encoded protein: MLLSHHCKRESLLFDYEREEESKVVLKHEKTGHIVEAGLRRKIKILDDYVKQLVESDDEEDFAAIQKIEDMIIGEPNLVAGLKPLVFERLVEVLVDGNKETTTKGSAAFILGFANFDECSVGMKEKALKTLTRLARVSADYASYMIEKGALEGALAIHVDPINYPNLQIIQELAKFLALVVCQVKIPSHKVHLVVPILDKILQIRESEVRYMVRACYALLSIAVESWINEGEICKNLILFIGYWNNMAAYSAFEVVAYIVESGNSSHIEILIKKHKFLQYLDWSEICRKPKTFQKEVCRIISKLAVKGGIFINNMDKARVRDYLSKLLEADDIKVRSEAACTICNVFYGDI
- the LOC141664199 gene encoding uncharacterized protein LOC141664199 isoform X1; translated protein: MLLSHHCKRESLLFDYEREEESKVVLKHEKTGHIVEAGLRRKIKILDDYVKQLVESDDEEDFAAIQKIEDMIIGEPNLVAGLKPLVFERLVEVLVDGNKETTTKGSAAFILGFANFDECSVGMKEKAIKVLVKLMSDDCDMISIPALKTLTRLARVSADYASYMIEKGALEGALAIHVDPINYPNLQIIQELAKFLALVVCQVKIPSHKVHLVVPILDKILQIRESEVRYMVRACYALLSIAVESWINEGEICKNLILFIGYWNNMAAYSAFEVVAYIVESGNSSHIEILIKKHKFLQYLDWSEICRKPKTFQKEVCRIISKLAVKGGIFINNMDKARVRDYLSKLLEADDIKVRSEAACTICNVFYGDI